From the Bos javanicus breed banteng chromosome 7, ARS-OSU_banteng_1.0, whole genome shotgun sequence genome, the window ccaggccagagTGGTGAAAGAGTCAAGTCCTAACTTTTGGACTGCAGGAGACTTgcccttttttcccctcatagTTTCTTTACCAATGCATTCTCTTTCCATATTCCAAATCTTTGAACACTACAGACAGATAACACTTGTTCTGTAGGACTTTTGTCATTCTTACCTACTGATGCCAGATTCCTGATGTTTTCCAACATCACATCTCTGTAGAGTTTCTTCTGTGAGGAATCCAGTAAAACCCACTCATCCTGGGTAAAATTCACAGCCACATCCTCAAAGACCAATGAGTCCTAAAACACCCAAAATATGCACACAGTGAGATACATGAGACTGAAATGCTAGacatctatgtgtgtgtatgtgcttagtcactcagtcgtgtccaactctttgcgaccccatggactgcaatccacaaggctcctgtgtccttggggattctccaggcaagaacactggagtgagctgccatgccctcctactcCATTTATAAATGCTATGCAGCTTACATATGATTCTGTTATTCTATGATTTCATCATGAGACACCTACACTCCACACTTCCTCAATAATGGAATAGCATCatgaagaaatgaaattatttatacaTCATTTCTGTGGTCACAGTATTGCTTATATCACAATCATGGCCAAGCCAGAGAATGGAGGGTAATGACAGAAATCCTTTACAaatgaaacaaatacaatattagaAACACTGATTTCCTGTGAAAAAATTCTTCCATCTTCTTCCTTATGATCTACAATTTACAGTACCACATGGGGCAGATGATCAACACTGCATAGTTTTTCAATGAATAAAAACCCAGTAAAAAACTGGAAAGCCTTTTCTAGTCATATGACCTAACATCAGAGGCCAGGTGACCAGTATAACTTAGACTTTGAACAAAGTCCAGGTGTCCACACTGACCCAACGTCCTCCaggtttttagaaaaaaatcacctgCAGCTGCCTGAATATAAATATTCTTCTGAAGAAACACTACCTTTAAGTTGGCTGATAATAATCACAGaatctgcttttctcttctctctacaTAATAAAACTTGATGTAGATAGCAAGGGACTTCAACCTTAGACCTTAGAGATGAAGAATCACTAACAATATGTTAGACCACAAAATTCACTCTACTCAAGTGCCTCTGGGCACTTCCAGCCAAATTTTAAACACACAGTGCAATTACACACCAGAAACACTCTTTCTCATCACACACTAACAGTATACCCTGGGCCTTACTGCCTTTAAGCACAGGTTAAGAGCTACAGCTACATCAACGTCCATAATACTTTGAGGATAAATTTTCCTGTGATCATAAAATATGAGGGTATCATCATTGGCTTCCTCCAAAAGAACATAAAGCTTCCATCCTGCAATTTCAAGAACAAGTGTTTCGTCAGCAACCACTATAACCACTGCTAGGCATAAATCTAGTCTATGGTCTGTGAATTTAAATGTTGTGATTCTCCATCTcacaagaagagaatgaaaaaacatgaaataaagaaCCATAAGAGCACAACCTGAAAAGTCAAGCTGGAGCCCTAatctgggaaaaagaaaagaaaggcatttaaaaaatattcctcaaATATTTTGCTCTAAAGGCCTGTACCCCAAAACACCTGTTTCACTAGAGTCTaacacaaagattaaaaataccaaaaacacagaacaaaatatTCATGAACCTAGCATgaaattttttaatggaatatttcAGGTACAGCTAATGAAAATcactaaagaaaaagagagacagaaatcaCAAGCACTGACGTTTTCCTAACGTTAATGACAGACAACATCTGTAGATCCAGAAGCTCAgtgaacaaaaaatgaaaacaactaaaACGGAGACCAATGCATGTTATATTcaacataaagaaaaaagcaaaagcaaagagaaaataatgtaaaaagcCAGAGGCACACTTTTATGTATAGGAAAAGACTAGAATCAGATTGCACTTCCTTCTGGGACAAAACATAAACTAAAGCAAGAACCAAGTTGACTGAAATATTaaatgatttcatattttaaaaaattgctagaattttgttagcaagcaaaattaggaaaaattaaGAATACAAAGCCATTTTGAGAAAAAAGTTGATGGAATTAGTCATTAATATAACAAGTTTGAAAGATACCTTTGAAAATTCATTAGAAATGGGTATTTGCTGGTGGTCAgcggttgagaatccacctgccaatgcagtggacacgagtttgatccctgctttaGGAACAGCCCACAGACAAAGTGGCAACTAAGTCAATGGGTCACAAGTAGTGACTCCGATCTCCAGAGCCTTagagccagaactactgagccagcaTACTGCTACTACTGAAGCTCTTGCCCATAGAATTGATGCTATGGGCATCAATAGACaactgctcaccgcaactagagactGGCTCTCTCttactgaaactagagaaagcctgcgtgcagcaaggaagacccaggatagccataaataaatctttaagaaaaaattcaaaaacaaaagaaaaaattcattggaaagaatataaattatGCAGGGGGACTAAAAGTGgcattcttgttgttgttcagctacaAGTTGATAAACATGTAGTCATTATGACTAAAAGAGAAGATAGAAGTGACTAGTATAAGGAAGACACAcagggaaaatgaaaatttaaaagacttaGTAAAATCAGGCATCCGTTTATCATCACAAACAAGAAATAGAGGCAACTTCTACTTCCTAAGAAAGAGCATGTTCCTGAATTCTGTACATAAATTCAAATAGTCATTCTGTGGCACATAACTGTGTCTGTGAAACATTTGAAAGATACTCCAACAACAGATAACTCTTGGTTAAGGGGACATATTCAGAGTCTTCCCTGGTAGCctagtgtttaagaatctgccttgcaatgcaagggatgcaggtaaGAATGCTGCTCTAGGAATTAAAGTCCTGCACATCCTGGGGCAACCAAGCCTGCGTGCTTTAGAGCCCCTGCTCAATAACAAGACAGGTTCATGTGCCTGAACTacagaaaaatacagaacaaaagtCAGCAAGCTGCAGCAAAGATCCAGAGCAGTCAACATAAAAAtgatgagaataataataatctggaaaataaaaatttgaaacttCAAAAACAACAGGGTAAGACTTATCCTAATATTGGAAGAAAGTCAGTATCTTCCTAGAGAGCCACATTGAAATtggacaaagaaaaggaaaggcaattcaaatgaaaataaacttgTTTTAACAAATAGAGCAAGAATTAATAGAtattcacaaacacacaaaatgaataaaatgaatgttGACACAGGACTTACATATTTTACCAGAAAAACCCTCAAAACCATTACAGATCTAAGTGTACAGTACACAAATAATAACCTCCTGCAAAATTTCACagaaagaaattgaaattaaGTTGTCTTGGCTTTGATGAATAATTTTCAAACAACAAACACAAAGCctatgaaagaaaataagtataATTTCACTTCATTAATAGAAAATGCCTCCTCTGAGAAAAAGAGTGTTAAGAGAATGATAAGCCAAGTCACaggataggagaaaatatttgcaaatcacttaTGTGATAAATAGGGCttcatggtagctcagctggtaaagagtctgcctgcaatgcaggagaccctggttcgattcctgggtcgggaagattccctggagacgggATAGctactcatttcagtattcttgcctggagaatctgcatggacagaggagcctggtgggctgcagtccatagggtcacaaagagtcagacacgaccgagcaactaagcacagcaccacaCATGTGATAAATGACTAGTATTCAAAATAACCTCACAACTatgaaaactcaacagtaagaagATAAAATAATCCAATTAACAATGGGCAAATGATCTCAACAGTTGACCAAAAAGCATATACAGAAGGGAAATAGGAAATATGAAAACAAGCTGAACATCAAATGTCAATTGGAAACtgcaaataaaacaataaactgTCACTACACAGTCATGACTATCAAGAAAAATACTCAGAATACCAATTAGATGTGAAGATCATTTCAttcactgttgttgctgttcagtcgctaggtgGAGACTGTGAGTCCCATGCTCTGTAACCCCCAAAGACTGTACTATTCCAGGCTCCATAGgggtgctccaggcaagaatactagagtgttttgccatttccttctccatggaatcttcccagagcagggatccaACTGGaggctcctgaattggcaagggGATTTACTGCTGAGGAAAATGGAATTTGATACCCCTATTAAgtaagactggagaaggcaatggcaccccactccagtactcttgcctggaaaatttcatggatggaggagcctggaaggctgcagtccatggggttgctgagggtcggatacgactgagcgacttccctttcactttttactttcatgcattggagaaggaaatggcaacccactccagtgttcttgcctggagaatcccagggacgggggagcctggtgggctgccatctatggggtcgcacagagtcggacacgactgaagtgacttagcagtagcagcagtatcaAGGAAGACAGCAGCATTCTTTGAAAACAACATATACTAAGTACTTaagacccagcaataccactcctTGTTATTTGCTGAAATGAGTACAACTCTTGTATTCACACAAAATTCATACACAAATAGTTGTATGGGGCCCAAGGAGCAGAAGttaacagataagcaacaaatcCTGCAAGAGTCAAATAATCAGTGGTACATTCATACAATCAAATACTGTTCactaatgaaaaggaatgaagtgttAATATCAAACTATGAAAACACATGAAGGAAACATGTATTAAAACTGtattgcaaaaacaaaacaaaacaaaacaaaaaaaaactttattgcaACCTGAAAGGAGCCAATCTGAAAAAGCTAGAAACTGTATGATTCTGAGTATACGAAGGCCTTCAAGTACTTCCCCTTGCAGGCTACAAGGGGCCTTGCTGatgctacatcacttcagtcgtgtccaactctgtgcgaccccatagacggcagcccaccaggctcctgtgtccctgggagtctccaggcaagaacactggagcgggttgtcatttctttttccaatgcatgcatggatgctaagtcgcttcagttgtggccaactctgtgcaactctatggacatcagcccaccaggctcctctgtccacaggattctctaggcaagaatactggagtgggttgccatttccttctcctccaaggGGCCTTAGCCGGGCCCTTAGGCTGAAGACAATGAACCCAGGCTCTGCTCCCCACTACAGGTACTCTACACCACCACTAAAACGTTAAACACACAAATCTTGTTTGACCAATTCACCATGTACAAGCCATGTCTACTACTTCACCCAGAAAACCACAAATAACTTcctttcataaaaatatatgtcaATCATTATTTTCAACACAAGTAATCCTACTTGAATACTTTTTGTCTGCAACTGTAAATCCTGGAATGCCTTGGAAATGGACCAAAACTAGagtgccccccgcccccatgaTTTCACCATACTCACTCAGGGAATGAAACAAAGTGAAACAAATGGAATGTAAGAATGGACTATTTCCCAAAGACATTCCCATCTTAAGTCTTCGGAAATATTGTATACAGTTCGTTAAGCTCCATTAATTAAATATATCTTacagtatataaaaaataaacaaataaatgagtagATCTTCTGAAGGGGACTCAAAGGGTAGTTCATcaataaaagtttcaaaaaagaaaggaaaatcttcATGAAAGGATTTCCTATGGAGTATCTgttcccagtttaaaaaaattgggCGAAAAATGGCTATTAGACAACGAATTTACTGGCGGTTACTCTCGGCTTTCCGCTAAGGTAAAATACCTACGGATGTCTCCCCCGCACCCCGGAAAAATGCCATCCAAGACTGAGCAAATaggataaaaagttaaaatattgcgTTTGTTTGAAATGCACCACAGAGACGAATAGTTGACCATTTCAATCGGAATTTTGGGAATGAGGGGAACGACCTGGAAGTTTAATGATTACTGCCAAtcataaaaagggcttccctgatggctcattggCAAAAATACCGCCGGCCAacgcagaagacgcaggttccatcACTGGCGGTAAAACATCCCCTGGATAGCAACCccgtccaatattcttgcctggaaaactccacggagagaggagccagggCGGGCaacagtagtccatggggtcccaaagcatcggacacgattgagaaactaaaaaacaacaaagagcTACTAACTGGTATTAAGGTCTTTGAGATCCCGCTTCCCAAATCTTTGGAAAAATCAGAGGACACCGGGTGCCTGCAGAGTAAAAAGGCAGCCTGGGAGCcctctgctgctgccgctaagtcgcttcagtcgtgtccgactctgtgcgaccccatagacggcagcccaccaggctcccctgtccctgggattctccaggcaagaacactggagtgggtagccctcaGACAACATCTAATCCTACGACCTGACCCTGGAGAACGAGTTGCGATTGTCCCCTGTAGACCATGCACGTGGTAACACAATCTTGGGAAGAAGAGGGGCTGCGCGCGAAGAGCCGCCGATAGAGCCTCCAGGGCCGAAGTTCCGGCGCACAGTGCCGGGACCAAACGCCCAGGTCCCGGCTGCCGGGCCATCCATCCCCCCGCTGCAAGCCGGCGGGGACTGAGATCCGAGTGGCACCCCAGACCCAGCGTATCCACAGACTCCGGCGGTGACCCCGAGGTGCCGGATCAAACCGTGGCCGGGTTCGGACGGTAGCGACCAGTCCCACCTAGCTGTCGGTAACCCAGTCAGCGGACTCACCATTTCAAGTTGCTTGGAAGTTACTTTGAATCCCTCCCTAGAGCTCCAAAGACTTGCGCAGATCGCAGGGCTTCTGAACGTAAGAGGGACCAAAAGGGTGAAACCGGAAAGACACCGGTCTTTCTCCGCAGGGGGAGAAAGGAAGTCCCGGCATTGGCGCAGAATTGCCCCGCCCACCTGCCGCATCGGCCTCCTGGCTGGACAGATTCCAGTGTCCCGCCTCTTCCTCCTGAGTGACAACCTGTGGGAGGTGGGATTGGACCTCCGTTGGCCCGTTGCTTGTGCTTGGATAAAGAATTGTTTTGGGGTCTAGGATACCCGATTCCGTTTCAAGATGGAGCAAGTACAGATAAGATGGTGGCCCTGGCCAGTCCTGCCTGGAACAAACGGGTCATAGGTCCTCCCGGGGTCAAGGGCTTGGTGTAAAATTGTGTGGCCAGGCATGGAACTGTGCTTCTTAAGAAAGTCAGACACTGAAATGTGAACTCACCGTCTCTAATACAGGGGTCGCCTCCATTTTCATCTTTGGTCCTAAGGAGGGCTGAGCTTTCCACCtatccctgccccagccccactcaTTAGGTCCTGAAGCTCAAGAATCCCTTGGCTCTGGTTGGAGGCCTGAATCACTCAGCCTTACCTGGGTGCCAGCACGAACCTCAGTCAAACCACAGCCTGTGAGGTGTCTTCATTAACTTCTCGGGTGTACGTTTTATGCAGAATGAAATTTTATTGACTAAGttattaatttgttaattttattccaGTGTAGCTGATCTACAATGGTGTGCGAGCCTCAGTAGAATAGCAGGTGAGTCagtcacatatttatatatgtcgtagtttggtcactaagtcgtatatgaaacttttgtgaccctatggcctgtagttcaccaggcttccctgtccatgggatttcccaggcataaCTTGACTGTGGAGATTGTTGTATGTATCtccaaatatattaaaagcataaaaatgattaattaatGGGTGCCTTCTACTGGCGGGGTGGCCTGTAATACTCTCCAGGTATATTCCAATTGACAGTatcatttcttgtttttattctatTATGGGAAATAGGAATACAGTTACCTTACATATATTTTAACTGTTGAcattacaatattttgttggtaCACAGACGGTTTCAAAAATTAATCACTCAATCTAAGAAATAATTGGAATAACTTATTCAAGACAGATTTGAGGATTATAATCTGGGAagagcatctcagatagctcagTGTAGGAGGAGTTGCAGAGGACAGCAGAAGCAATCCAGGCCTGGGAAAACTGTTAAAGAACCAGAAGTGCCTGGCAGGGATACATCCCAGGGCAGCCGCAGAAATGGCTCCACTGAGCAGCCATCCTCCTGCAGCTTGTCACTCAGGCACAAAGGGGTGGGGTACTGAAATCTACATAGCCAGGAGGCCAGGAAGGCAAGTGGAAAGGTCCACTGGCCAGTTTCTAGTTGCCATCCTGCGTGGGTGGGTTTTGCTAATACTTGTGGGTTCCCGGTAGTTCTTGAGTATCTTCTGTGACTTGTGTTTGTCTTCAGAGTCTTTAGGAGGGACTCAGACCTCCTAAAGAGTCTGTTCAGAAGGCCTTGCTACTTTTGATTTCTAACCTGTTGATCTCATTCATTTCATTAAAGACTTTGAGATGCTAGCCCAACCTTTCATCCCAAGAAATAAGTCAGTCTTGATCATgctttataatactttttttcaTAATGCTGGTTCGCAGTTGCTAGtatttgttgagatttttttgaatctatattcagaaaagaaaaaggtgtgtgtttctttgcttattttattttattttatttttggtagtTCTCATCTGGGTATAAGAGAAAAACTGGTGTCAAAAACGGAGTGTGGAATATTGTCTGCATTCTATCATTTACAATAGATTGTGAAAATTGTgaaaatcagtaaataaatatgGCACCAAGGGAGCACTCACAGAGTCCATTACACACAATGCCTAAATGGTGTCTATAAAGAAATACACTTGTTCTAGCCAAGGAATCGAGAAAGCCCAgctcctccattaaaaaaaaaaaaaaaagttttggctGCACCTCACAGCATAGGGGAatattagttcccagaccaggattccaactatgccccctgcagtggaagttcagtggagtcttaagcactgaacCAACAGTTAGTGtaaccctcctcccctcccccatacaAACATGCTGTATAAATGGTTGATAGATAATTTGAGAGGTGAAACTGACTTTGGCAAAGAGAAAAGTGCTCTAGAAATTTAAGAATTTATTGCCAGCCCTACATAAAGCCCATCTAGGGTGGAAAAGGTCTTTGAGATTCCAAGTCCCAAACATTTGGAAAAGGAGATTTCACATCCCAAACATTTGGAAAAGGAGATTCCACGTGTCCTACCACcgcccagaatccttctcactgacATCCATCTTGACTGACCAATGTGTACGCCACCAGGAAGAACCCTGAGTCAGAGTGACTGGCCAAAGCAACCCGGAAagtaatcccatcaccataaaatccgggccatgtggcagagcagttctcctgggttcccttaccctaatGGTCTCTGTTTGGGCACAATTCATTCCCCAGTGTTAGACAAGAGTTGCCTTTCAGGACGCCCAGGTGCTGCCGATCAGCACCACAGAGCCTCAGAGAACAGACTCTGGCGGTGACCAGGAGACGACGGTTCAGACATGGTCGACCAAACATAGTCGGTTCAGCCAGTCCCAAAGAGTGCCTCTGCTGTGGCCGCAGCCGGATCAGCACACTCACCATGTCCAGGTTGCTTGGTTTGTCCGAATCCCGCCTAAAGGAAGCCAAAGACCAGTGCAGGTCACAGGGCCAAACAAGAGACTTGAAAGTTACCAGGAAAGCGAACCACAGAGGAAACATGCGCAACCTTTTCCGCAGTTCAAGAAAGTAAGGAAGTTAAGGTTCAATCTTGGCATCGCCCCGCCCACCTGCCATAGTGGCCTCCTGGTTGGACAGATCCTAATGCTCCGCCCCGCGGGACTGACTGAAGAAGGTGAGCTGGGActtgttccccccaccccccccccaaccccccacccccaccccccaaccccaagcATGTTTGCTTTCTAAGAGAACCTTTTCCTGGTCTGGTCTGGGACTGCCTCCACTGTCTTCTCCAGGTTCTCCTGCAGTGGCATTCCTGATTATGTTTCAAGATGGCGCAAGTATAGATAGGAGGATGATTCAGGTCAGTCCTGCCTGGAACTTGAGCCTCTTGGGTCCTCTAGGGGCAAAGGCTTGGTGTAAAACTGTGTGGCCAGGCATGGAACTGTGCTTCTTGTTAAGAAACGCGGAACTTA encodes:
- the LOC133250602 gene encoding zinc finger protein 442-like isoform X2, with translation MRQVGGAILRQCRDFLSPPAEKDRCLSGFTLLVPLTFRSPAICASLWSSREGFKVTSKQLEMDSLVFEDVAVNFTQDEWVLLDSSQKKLYRDVMLENIRNLASVAAKQQDHDTEDLEKNPGKKLRTHWPLRMWL